Part of the Plasmodium knowlesi strain H genome assembly, chromosome: 11 genome is shown below.
CGGCTAGCTCATTAAGGATATTTTGTAGTCTATCCTTAAATTCATCTtgtgtattttccttttgcttaTTAAAAGTGCTGTTAAATGGAGACCAGTCATTCTTGTTCCACATATAAAGCCTATCAATTTTGTTCAATGCAATAACAAAAGGGCAATTCCTTTGTTTCAATATTTGAATGGATTCCTTTGTTTGTTGTTCTAATCCGTGCATTAAGTCAATCACTAAAATGGCTATGTCACAGAGAGAGGAACCTCTTTTCCTCAAATTGTAAAATGACTCATGCCCCGGGGTATCGATAATCATAATTCCTTTCGACATGCACTTGATACTTTCatctactttttttatttccttatcTAAGACATCCTTTGGGAAAAAGGTCGCTCCGATTTGTTGTGTAATTCCTCCGGCCTCATTATCCTGTACATTTGTATGTCGAAGTTTGTCCAGTAATTTGGTTTTTCCGGTGTCGACATGACCCAATATACACACAATGGCTGATCGATATTCGCTTTCATCGTCTGATTCATTTTGCGTGTTGCTGTGTTTTTCATTACCGTTGGTCTTGCTagtgtcgttttttttttttcctttcttggCGCTAAGTGCGTCCACCTTTGtaccttttttcccctctgacCCTTTTGCCTCCTTAGAtttgtttctttccttatccgTCTTTGCATTATTCTGATTTTCATTGgattgtttttcctttttactttcttcATCCACGTTGAGGAAATCCTCCCAGTCGTCCAAGACAATTTCTTTGGGTTCGTCTTTGGCTTGTTCTTCAACTAGCTTGTTCCCCTGGGGTGTAGTACCTCCTGCCCCATCTGCGTTGTTATTCATATTTCCGCTTCCACTTGTGTTAGCAttcgttttgttcttcttcttctttaagaAAGCCTTTGTTTTGTTCAAGTCGATGTTGATGATTTCCGCTTTGGCTTTTTCCTTCGGTTCGATGAGTACCCCAGATTCTTTCAGGGTTTTCAAAtacaattcttttttttttttttcttccttggcTTTTGCACTTAacaattttccttccttttttaattgcatttttttttccaatttagctaatcgttttttttccttttcttcctcctcctttcgaatcctttcttcttcctcttcttgttttcttttttcctcttcccttttcttttcttcatactCCTTTAGTAGCCTGAGCCTTTCCGCGGCTGCTTTGGCCATTTCTGACATCCCTGACGTgcctttttgttccttccctttctccttgtccttttttttctttttcttgttctttttgGCGGCATCATTGGCACCATCATTGGCGGCATCATTGGCACCATCATTGGCGGCGTCATTAGCATCATCATTAGCATCATCATTGGCATCTGCCTCATCGGCGCCCTGCTCGGCCATTGCCTTCTTCGCTTCTCCTTCATCCCcctcttctacattttcctTGCCCTTCATTtgctccttcttctgtttcatcttttcctttttctttttcgactTGGACATTTTGGTCGCCTCATTTTCCTCTGCACCAGCAGGGGTACCTGCACCGCCTGCTTCTCCGTTgactccttctcctcccttGTCCTTCTGGTCCTTTACTTCATCTTCCCGCTTTTCGTCAAAACCGAATTCGGCAAGGATTGCGTCCAAgtcatcctttttcttcccctttttatttttactcatGTTGGATAAAATGGTAGTGGAGCCAAGTGGTGTGCGAATGtacgtgtgtatatgtatgggGGTATAGCATATGGTAGTTGCCTATGCAGAAGGTGTGTGtggatttttcttttgggaATTCCACTTAAAAGTTCTCTTCCGGCGTACagcttctctttttctcgtcttttcgttttttcctaGTCGGCAGAAAAactttcattcccctttttggcgGTGAATCCCAAATTTTACAGTTGGAGATGATGCGATAGTTGCTCTTCCGTATCCGTGGGAATCACATTTCTCGCGGCGTTCTATGTGCACAGCTTGGGTTTTCCCTCGAGCATCCTCTTCCAGGGGGAGCTCCCGAGTCGGTAGCTGTGATGGCAGAAACTTCAACAACGGTTGGTTCGACCACTCTTCCTTCGATCACCCTCGCTCCGATCACCCTTGCTCCCATCACCCTTGCTCCGATGACCGTTGCTCCAACCACGGTTGCTTTTCCTGCACTTTTAACCGTTTGAATTACTTTGGACGTTTCCAACGGAGGAGGAACTTTTCTACCTGTTCACGTTTCACGCTGACccacttttcccatttgccGGCTCGCATCGCCCatcactgaaaaaaaaaggctttaGAAAAGGTTGGGTGATAATGGCTAAAGCTTTGCCTTCTTTAAATTTAACTGTTCGGTTAATTaactttgcctttttttttctcttctcttcttttttttcgctgtGAATTTGCTTCCGTTCCGCAGTTTACAGAAAGttggattaaaaaaaaaaaaaaaaaaaaaaaaaaaaaaggtactcGCGATACTGAAAAGTAGCGCTTTATGATGATCTGCGCTTTCTGCGTTCATCCCTCTTCCGCCTTTCCATCTGAAATGCATTTTTCTGGCAGCCGCGAACTCCtctttatttaatttttttttttttatcacctcGGTGTACTAGCCGGGGGGGAGTATGCATGCCCTCCATATGCCACGCGTATGCAAACCGCCACCGTAATTTCCTACACGAACGCCTACGGGTAATACGGGTAAAACTTACTGCATGGCGATATACGTGGTAGAGAACactacacttttttttttttttctttttttttttttttgttgttgtttcaCATTTGGAattctttattattatattatattatattatttgattttttttatttttatttttttttttttcaacttcacTGGAACGTAGCATACGGGAAGATCTATTTAAAAAAGTCACCACATTaagaggaaataattttgacGCAGACTGGGAAAGGCGGTTCCTCACGCGTCGGCTACTGCTATAATCCGTTTTGGAACTCAAGTGGATCACACGCATTCGCAAATATTATTTGGTCTAGTTTTACGGGCTTATTATATGTAGCATGCCTTTACCCATGTTGTGTGCATGACGAAACCCTTCTGAGTACACTTCTCAAGTAACAACAACTTTCCATGGTAAGGAAGGTCCCATTAACGAATAAAATAAGATATAAATTCCCATGTTTTTAGGGGccatatttgaaaaaaaaaaaaaaagaaaaaaattttccttatatttggcttctcctttttgttgaTCGGCTTCATGAGAAGATCATCCATTTGAGAGAAACTTTCCGTTCTTTTCCACACGCCTGCTAATTTGGTCAGTTTGcagttttccccctttacaATTTCTCCACGTTGGaaagtccaaaaaaaaaaaaaaaaaaaaaaaaaaaatacaaaacaaaacaaaacaaaacaaaacaacagagggtataatttcttttcaccttttgaaaattaaaagtgTTTTCACATTGGGGAATGCCATAACGTttgttttacctttttttctccccaagaaaacacacacacaaaaaaaataaaaaaaaaaaataaaataaaataaaaaaataaaaaaaaaaaataaaaaataaaataataataaataaaaaaggatccACCATAATAGTAAGGAAAATGAACTTCattaaggaagaagaaaaggacaaGTTCGTGGAGGGACACGGATTGAAGCTACTGTACCTCAAGTCGagcaaggaaaaggaatacgAATTACACATGGAGGTTTGCCAAGCCATTGTAGAAGATTGTCCTATGTTAGAAGTGTACGTGGTTAgtccaaaggaagaaaacaacgaAAACGGAGTATTTGAATTTTATCAGAATGGCCAgatcataaaaaaatttgccaaCTGCAATGTCTCAACGGTTACATCCTTCATTAGGAAGTATATTCAAAGAGGAGGCTCCTCCATGGAGGCTACTCAAAGTGGGGAATGCAACTCCACAGAAAAATCAGATAcggtgaaaaaaatagagcaaTTAATAACGAACAACAAAATCATCCTCTTCATGAAGGGAAGTAAAACATTTCCTCAATGCAAATTCAGTAATGCAGTTGTGTTTATGCTAAATAGTTGTAAGATAAAGTACACTACCTTCGATATTCTACAAGACCAAGACGTACGTAATGAATTGAAGGTTTATTCTAATTGGCCCACATACCCGCAGTTGTACATCAACAAGGAATTGATTGGCGGCCACGACATTATTAAGAGCATGTACGACAGTGGCGATCTGCGGGAAGTGATTCCGGAAGACTGCTTCGAGGAATGACTTACACATCGTCCAAAAACCTTCCAAATAGTACAATAATTTCCCATCTTTTCCCAGTTACTTCCCATAGCGCAGGGTATGCACTTCACTGATAGCGTGCTACACGAGATGTAGAAAATTACCAATGCGCGAAGACCCCTTAAGGGGATGGGACACTATGTGGGTGGTTAACAAAAGTCGTTCTTTTTCTACCCCCCTTTGTCAGTTATCATCCTAAGATGATTTAGGCTTCACGGAGCTGAAATTCTCCCCTTTCCTGTCTAACCggtgacaattttttcttttttctttttttttttttttttttttcttttttctcttttcttttttgaattGTGTCTACCTCCCTACGGTGCTTCTCACACGAGGATACTTCCACGTGGCAACACCCAAAGAACTTAACTCTGTAAACAGGTTTGTCACTTCTGTGGGTATTCCccaatttccttttctccacaCCATCGTTGGAGTGATAACTTTGTCGCTCTGATTTTTATCCCTCTCGCGGGCGCTCTCCCCTAAAAGAAGGttcccttttaaaaaaacgtgCTCTAATACAGCGAACTCTTTGGAATACAAAGGCCCACACTTATTATGCGGGGCCTGTTCCCAATGGGTCTTCTCACTAATCACAGAAGTGATAacaatgtatatataatgtgAGTGTTGCATTCAGTGGAATTTTGTCCAGTGGTTGACAAATGGGCCAATGTGAAGGTGCGCGCGGTGGTGCGCGTTCTTTCCATAGTTACGTGGAAACCGGTTTTTGCGTAAAGCACAATACAGAATAGTATATAATAGTGCAGTACAGTATAGAATCGTGTAGTACAACGTAGAGGCAACTGTGAGGAAACGCACAACTGCTCATGCAGCCGAACAGTTACAATTTTAACAAGGAAACGCACAGTTACAGGAGAGACCCAGCGAAGTTATGCACCACATGGTAACATACAGCAATAATATGAGCTACAAAAATTAACAACAATATGAGCTGCATGTGATCGATCACAatgcacacatatgcacaATGGGTAAGTTGGTATGACCATATTACCCTGTTGAGTGGCCGCCCCGTTTTTAATTAATCATTCCAGGTGTATGCATCCCTCAAGCTCATGTGAGGAATAGCTTGTACACTTCCCCTAGGCGGTAccctttcttctcctttttgtgtgACTTTTCTGCGATGTTGAGGTGAGGTGCGCCCGTCGGTTAAAGAAGTGGTGACACAGTTGGAGACTGAGCTGATGTAAGTGGTAAATCATTATGTGAATGACGCTGCGCTACGgggaggcaaaaaaaaaaaaaaaaaaaaaaaaaaaaacagttgcCTTGATCATGCGTTCTTGTTTAGGAAGTCAAATCCGAGGGcctaaaaaaaggatgaaaatgaaaatacacCACATGTGGCACAATATCTCTGCGTGCACTCGCACAGACCATCTACCTTGCGAGTATTATGTCACACTTGGGTGCTACCCACATTACCTTTTTGCCAAGGTGGGCAATCAAACAGTTCGGGCACATCTTGGACGTATATTCTCGCTTCGACACGGATTGGCAAAAAGGGCAGCTCACGGTTTCTTCATTTGGCTTGATCCTCGTTAAGCTGACGCTACATACTCTCATGTTATCTGTGTGGGTGATGAGAACGGGGATATGAAGATATGGTTAATTGGTCAATATGCTTTTATCATACTGTTGAGGAGTGCACGGAAACGAAGGTAACTGCTTTGAAAGGgggtatttttatttatttattttttttcatccttacgGTAGTCGTTGGGGTCGTAGTCAATGTTGTATTGTTCCGTGCTCTTCTGCTCGCACATGAGCAGTATTTTCTTCGCCTTAACGATTTCCTCCTCGGAGCCTTTGATGCTCTCGTAGTTCCCGTTTATTAGCCGTTTGGCGAACTGCACAGAAGAAGGGGTGGGGGGGTATTGGTGTTATGATGACATGGGGATGACGCAGCGATGATCGTAGTGGCGATGCAAAGGTTGCccagggagggggggagggggggtcAAGGAACAGACAGGGGGGATGTGATGATTTCCCGCCACATGGTTCGTGTCTCACCGATCCAGCCGTCACGTAGTTCTGCGCCTTCCAAGCAAGACCCATGCCTCTCCTTAGGACTAGGTACAAATGCGAGTTCTGCATAGGGCAACAAGTAAAGTAAGCCATCAACTCTAAGCTCCTCCTTGGATCCTCCGTAGCAGTGgtatttctttcctcttctaATCTCATGGCTAAAATGTAGCTAgtacacatatgtaagtattcATTCATTTCTCTGTCTTTATCTCCAGGGGTTATAAATATCATGTGGTACAGGCTGCTTCTGAAGAGATCCAAAGCACTGCAAAACTTCCCCAAGGTAACTAATTTGTGTGCCTTTTTAATTTGGTTGAAAAGAAAGTGTTCATTGATGTATACGTTCGTATTTGTTGCATCCTCATTGCTGTTTATAGGAATCTTCATCGGAGCGAAATTGGGCATGGGTGTCAGATAAGCATATGTCGaaatgtatacattttttataattgttTTTAAGGGCTTCATATCAACGATaccatatttttttgaaattaagTCAAGTGCGCTCTTTATATTTCCCGTCCTTATGTGGTCCATGATTCTTCCATACTTTTTTGCCATAATTTCGTAAAGGTTGTCTACGCGCTCGATTTTGGTACTACCCGTAGGAGTAGCTGCACTCTTGCTCAGAATGTCTTTGTGGTCTTCCAGGTCCAGGTCGATGTTTATGATATCCTCGTCGTTGACCTCGTCCTTCCACACGTCGTCTGCTTCCGATGCGTTGCTTCGTTGGTCTGCACGGTAGGGGAGGGAGGGGATAAAGAAGTCATAAAGTTGGGAAGTAGCCAAAATGGGAAGTGGCCAATCTGGGAAGTGGCCAATCTGGGAAGTGGCCAATCTGGGAAGtagccaaaatggaaagtaGCCAAAATGGGAAGTGGCCTGCTCCTTACCTGACTTGACAGgaccttttttctttgaccACTGGGGTGCGGATGCACTTGGG
Proteins encoded:
- a CDS encoding glutaredoxin-like protein, producing MNFIKEEEKDKFVEGHGLKLLYLKSSKEKEYELHMEVCQAIVEDCPMLEVYVVSPKEENNENGVFEFYQNGQIIKKFANCNVSTVTSFIRKYIQRGGSSMEATQSGECNSTEKSDTVKKIEQLITNNKIILFMKGSKTFPQCKFSNAVVFMLNSCKIKYTTFDILQDQDVRNELKVYSNWPTYPQLYINKELIGGHDIIKSMYDSGDLREVIPEDCFEE
- a CDS encoding translation initiation factor IF-2, putative, producing MSKNKKGKKKDDLDAILAEFGFDEKREDEVKDQKDKGGEGVNGEAGGAGTPAGAEENEATKMSKSKKKKEKMKQKKEQMKGKENVEEGDEGEAKKAMAEQGADEADANDDANDDANDAANDGANDAANDGANDAAKKNKKKKKKDKEKGKEQKGTSGMSEMAKAAAERLRLLKEYEEKKREEEKRKQEEEEERIRKEEEEKEKKRLAKLEKKMQLKKEGKLLSAKAKEEKKKKELYLKTLKESGVLIEPKEKAKAEIINIDLNKTKAFLKKKKNKTNANTSGSGNMNNNADGAGGTTPQGNKLVEEQAKDEPKEIVLDDWEDFLNVDEESKKEKQSNENQNNAKTDKERNKSKEAKGSEGKKGTKVDALSAKKGKKKNDTSKTNGNEKHSNTQNESDDESEYRSAIVCILGHVDTGKTKLLDKLRHTNVQDNEAGGITQQIGATFFPKDVLDKEIKKVDESIKCMSKGIMIIDTPGHESFYNLRKRGSSLCDIAILVIDLMHGLEQQTKESIQILKQRNCPFVIALNKIDRLYMWNKNDWSPFNSTFNKQKENTQDEFKDRLQNILNELAEQGLNCQLYWENPNPRKYVSIVPTSAITGEGIADLIMILVKLTQNFMLKNIEYHDKLECTVLEVKNIEGLGTTIDVILTNGVLKESDTIVLCGMNGPIVTVIRALLTPQPLKELRIKNEYVHHKSIKACIGVKISANGLEEVLCGTSLFVANNTNEIEDYKKKAMTDVSDVFNHVDKTGVGLYVMASTLGSLEALLIFLKDSKIPVFAVNIGTVQKKDVKKASVMREKGKPEYSVILAFDVKIDPEAEKEAQILGVEIMQKDIIYHLFDAFTSYIKKIEEEKKQSKLTDAIFPCELSIVNDCVFNKKDPIVIGVKVDCGILKIGTPLYIPEKSLKIGNVVSILLNKKTCEKAKKGDEVSIKICGEPHITFGRHFDFNQKIYSKITRESIDVLKEYFRSELTMEDWKLVVQLKKIYNII